One genomic segment of Balaenoptera musculus isolate JJ_BM4_2016_0621 chromosome 11, mBalMus1.pri.v3, whole genome shotgun sequence includes these proteins:
- the LOC118903983 gene encoding epididymal secretory glutathione peroxidase isoform X2 codes for MTVQLRASYLFPLFLAGFMQSNSKLEKVKMDCYKYVKGTIYDYDAFTLNGKEHIQFKQYVGKHVLFVNVATYRGLTAQHPELSALQEELKPFDLVVFGFPCNQFGKQEPGENSEILPGLKYVRPGGGYVPNFQLFEKGDVNGEKEQKGFTFLKQSCPHPSELMGSIKHISWEPVMVHDIRWNFEKFLVGPDGVPVMRWFHQAPVSTVKSDILAYLKQLKTE; via the exons ATGACTGTACAGTTAAGGGCCTCCtatcttttcccccttttcctagCTGGCTTCATGCAGTCAAATTCTAAGCTGGAGAAGGTGA AG atgGATTGCTACAAATATGTGAAAGGTACCATCTATGATTATGACGCTTTCACTCTTAATGGAAAGGAACACATTCAGTTCAAGCAGTATGTGGGCAAGCATGTCCTTTTTGTCAATGTGGCCACCTATCGTGGTCTGACAGCTCAACATCCTG AACTGAGTGCACTTCAGGAGGAGCTGAAGCCGTTTGACCTAGTTGTGTTTGGCTTTCCCTGCAACCAATTTGGAAAGCAAGAACCAGGAGAGAACTCAGAGATCCTTCCGGGACTGAA GTATGTCCGTCCAGGAGGAGGATATGTACCTAATTTCCAGCTTTTTGAGAAAGGGGATGTGAATGGCGAAAAAGAGCAGAAAGGCTTCACCTTCTTGAAG CAATCCTGTCCTCACCCTTCTGAACTTATGGGCTCAATCAAGCATATATCCTGGGAACCCGTCATGGTCCACGACATCCGCTGGAATTTTGAAAAGTTCCTGGTGGGACCTGATGGAGTCCCTGTCATGCGCTGGTTCCATCAGGCTCCAGTCAGTACAGTCAAGTCAGATATTCTGGCATACTTGAAACAGCTCAAAACTGAATAG
- the LOC118903983 gene encoding epididymal secretory glutathione peroxidase isoform X1, which yields MTVQLRASYLFPLFLAGFMQSNSKLEKMDCYKYVKGTIYDYDAFTLNGKEHIQFKQYVGKHVLFVNVATYRGLTAQHPELSALQEELKPFDLVVFGFPCNQFGKQEPGENSEILPGLKYVRPGGGYVPNFQLFEKGDVNGEKEQKGFTFLKQSCPHPSELMGSIKHISWEPVMVHDIRWNFEKFLVGPDGVPVMRWFHQAPVSTVKSDILAYLKQLKTE from the exons ATGACTGTACAGTTAAGGGCCTCCtatcttttcccccttttcctagCTGGCTTCATGCAGTCAAATTCTAAGCTGGAGAAG atgGATTGCTACAAATATGTGAAAGGTACCATCTATGATTATGACGCTTTCACTCTTAATGGAAAGGAACACATTCAGTTCAAGCAGTATGTGGGCAAGCATGTCCTTTTTGTCAATGTGGCCACCTATCGTGGTCTGACAGCTCAACATCCTG AACTGAGTGCACTTCAGGAGGAGCTGAAGCCGTTTGACCTAGTTGTGTTTGGCTTTCCCTGCAACCAATTTGGAAAGCAAGAACCAGGAGAGAACTCAGAGATCCTTCCGGGACTGAA GTATGTCCGTCCAGGAGGAGGATATGTACCTAATTTCCAGCTTTTTGAGAAAGGGGATGTGAATGGCGAAAAAGAGCAGAAAGGCTTCACCTTCTTGAAG CAATCCTGTCCTCACCCTTCTGAACTTATGGGCTCAATCAAGCATATATCCTGGGAACCCGTCATGGTCCACGACATCCGCTGGAATTTTGAAAAGTTCCTGGTGGGACCTGATGGAGTCCCTGTCATGCGCTGGTTCCATCAGGCTCCAGTCAGTACAGTCAAGTCAGATATTCTGGCATACTTGAAACAGCTCAAAACTGAATAG
- the LOC118903983 gene encoding epididymal secretory glutathione peroxidase isoform X3: MTVQLRASYLFPLFLAGFMQSNSKLEKVKMDCYKYVKGTIYDYDAFTLNGKEHIQFKQYVGKHVLFVNVATYRGLTAQHPGMSVQEEDMYLISSFLRKGM, translated from the exons ATGACTGTACAGTTAAGGGCCTCCtatcttttcccccttttcctagCTGGCTTCATGCAGTCAAATTCTAAGCTGGAGAAGGTGA AG atgGATTGCTACAAATATGTGAAAGGTACCATCTATGATTATGACGCTTTCACTCTTAATGGAAAGGAACACATTCAGTTCAAGCAGTATGTGGGCAAGCATGTCCTTTTTGTCAATGTGGCCACCTATCGTGGTCTGACAGCTCAACATCCTG GTATGTCCGTCCAGGAGGAGGATATGTACCTAATTTCCAGCTTTTTGAGAAAGGGGATGTGA